A genomic region of Vitis vinifera cultivar Pinot Noir 40024 chromosome 7, ASM3070453v1 contains the following coding sequences:
- the LOC100241824 gene encoding ferritin-like catalase Nec2 yields MPKRMATISQSFFFILPFLLYSRLDIASSAPGCGPLVADDVDRIQFALNLEFLEAEFFLHGALGEGLDQVAPQLARGGPPPIGARKANLDDFERRIIEEFGYQEVGHLRAITSAVEGLPRPPLDLSPQNFKKIFKQAIGQDLKPPMDPYSNTVNYLLASYVIPYVGLVGYVGTIPSLTNSSSLSLVASLLGVESGQDAVIRALLYKRESEFVQPYNITVAEFTRGISNLRNQLGMSGVKDEGVIVVDPQSGAENKTDSNILSADANSLSYARQPQEILRIVYGTGNESQPGGFLPKGGIGNIAQAYLNS; encoded by the exons ATGCCCAAAAGAATGGCTACTATTTCTCAatctttcttcttcatcttgccCTTTCTTCTTTATTCGAGACTGGATATAGCAAGCAGTGCTCCCGGCTGTGGACCACTAGTGGCCGATGATGTCGACCGGATTCAATTTGCTCTCAACTTGGAGTTCTTGGAAGCTGAGTTTTTCTTGCATGGCGCCCTAGGTGAAGGGCTCGACCAGGTTGCTCCGCAGTTGGCCCGTGGCGGCCCACCTCCAATTGGTGCCAGAAAGGCCAATCTTGATGACTTTGAGCGTCGAATCATAGAGGAGTTTGGTTATCAGGAAGTTGGCCATCTCAG GGCCATCACATCTGCAGTGGAAGGACTCCCAAGGCCTCCATTGGATCTTAgtcctcaaaattttaaaaaaatttttaagCAGGCAATTGGACAGGATTTGAAGCCCCCGATGGACCCTTACTCGAACACAGTCAACTATCTCCTAGCAAGCTACGTAATCCCTTATGTTGGACTCGTTGGTTATGTTGGCACCATTCCATCCCTCACCAACTCTTCTTCGCTCAGT CTGGTTGCATCGCTGCTAGGCGTGGAATCAGGGCAGGATGCAGTTATACGGGCATTGCTGTACAAGAGAGAGAGTGAATTTGTGCAACCCTACAACATAACCGTGGCGGAGTTCACACGCGGAATCTCCAATCTAAGGAACCAGCTGGGCATGAGTGGAGTGAAAGATGAAGGGGTCATCGTAGTAGACCCGCAGTCTGGGGCGGAGAACAAGACCGACAGTAACATATTGTCGGCGGATGCCAATTCACTGTCGTATGCGAGGCAACCGCAGGAGATTCTGAGGATTGTGTATGGAACTGGGAATGAGAGCCAGCCTGGAGGCTTCCTTCCGAAGGGTGGAATTGGCAATATTGCACAAGCCTATCTTAATTCTTAA